The Fortiea contorta PCC 7126 genome has a segment encoding these proteins:
- a CDS encoding glycosyltransferase family 4 protein: protein MKKDNYIFYIQSDLPKPEAHLVQSTNAANGAANLGYSTVLVYPCKGVKAINLIQLIHPFKPITPPEKLIKYYNLHHQLKVAPLPMPWPIDNFPSKLTNSNTIASKYYFPFYIFPNTKLLHTRNWNLIKAAIKNGIPSIYEHHHHEDKQFEPEIVKSPLFQIAITVVDTIRESMIKNGMPPDKVIKLHNGFNSLFMLRQPEKAAKWREKLLKNKDSHLIVYAGALQQFKGIDLLIEVAKEMPTVQFVCAGGKSDEVEHYQQLAASKQVNNIIFLGYILHNELASLLQAADILAHPHCSGKAATFTSPLKLFDYFASGTPIVATEIPSLIEFKNTQAIAAWCEPDNPKQFAACLQYVLATYPRKIEGYSQIIEFVQQFSWENRAAKILSYVDQSLLPALIR from the coding sequence ATGAAAAAAGATAACTATATTTTCTACATTCAATCAGATTTACCCAAGCCAGAAGCTCATCTAGTCCAGTCCACAAATGCAGCTAATGGTGCAGCAAATTTAGGCTATTCAACTGTTTTAGTATATCCGTGTAAAGGTGTCAAAGCTATTAATCTCATCCAATTAATTCATCCATTTAAACCGATCACACCTCCAGAAAAACTCATTAAATACTATAACCTACATCATCAACTCAAAGTCGCTCCATTACCTATGCCTTGGCCTATCGATAACTTCCCCAGCAAATTAACTAATTCTAATACCATCGCCTCAAAATATTATTTTCCTTTCTATATATTTCCTAATACTAAACTTTTGCATACTCGTAATTGGAATTTAATCAAAGCAGCAATTAAAAATGGTATTCCCTCCATTTATGAACATCACCACCATGAAGATAAACAATTTGAACCGGAAATCGTCAAAAGTCCTCTTTTTCAAATTGCAATAACAGTTGTCGATACTATTCGTGAAAGTATGATTAAAAATGGTATGCCTCCAGACAAAGTGATTAAATTACACAATGGTTTTAATAGTTTATTTATGCTCAGACAGCCAGAAAAAGCTGCAAAATGGCGGGAAAAACTTCTGAAAAATAAAGACTCACATTTAATAGTATATGCAGGAGCACTACAACAATTTAAAGGTATTGACTTACTGATTGAAGTAGCAAAAGAAATGCCGACTGTTCAGTTTGTTTGTGCAGGTGGTAAATCTGATGAAGTAGAACATTATCAACAATTAGCCGCAAGCAAACAAGTCAATAATATTATCTTTTTAGGTTATATATTACATAATGAATTAGCATCCTTATTACAAGCAGCAGATATTTTAGCCCATCCTCATTGTTCAGGAAAAGCCGCGACTTTCACATCTCCCCTCAAATTATTTGACTATTTCGCCTCTGGAACGCCCATCGTCGCTACAGAAATTCCCTCCTTAATAGAGTTTAAAAACACTCAAGCGATCGCTGCTTGGTGTGAACCAGATAACCCAAAACAATTCGCCGCGTGTCTACAATATGTTTTAGCAACTTATCCCAGAAAAATAGAGGGTTATTCTCAGATTATTGAATTTGTTCAACAATTTTCTTGGGAAAATAGAGCCGCCAAGATTCTTAGTTATGTCGATCAATCTCTGCTACCTGCACTCATTAGATAA